A region from the Rhodamnia argentea isolate NSW1041297 chromosome 7, ASM2092103v1, whole genome shotgun sequence genome encodes:
- the LOC115734804 gene encoding GEM-like protein 4, with product MKEQIMGSPLMMRSYESTPERPFSVSEPVSLLQSPSSSDGFNSFKIDEEETYLGHQRKMGRKSSSFAFRVRDHVKLGPKLSETVKGKLRLGVKIVQGGGRDSIFKQVFGMEEGEEFLKASQCYLSTTAGPIAGLLFISTKKIAFCSERSITFPSHNGKLVRSPYKVLIPTEKIKQANRSENVNNPAQKYIEILTEDDYEFWFMGFLRYEKAFKNLEKAMTVANRM from the exons ATGAAGGAACAAATCATGGGGAGTCCATTGATGATGAGGTCATACGAGAGCACTCCAGAGAGACCCTTCTCTGTGTCCGAACCGGTCAGTCTGCTCCAAAGCCCCTCTTCCTCGGATGGCTTCAACTCCTTCAAGATCG ATGAGGAGGAGACCTACCTGGGGCACCAGAGAAAGATGGGCAGGAAGAGCAGCAGTTTCGCCTTCCGGGTCCGGGACCACG TGAAGCTGGGGCCGAAGTTGTCGGAGACGGTGAAGGGCAAGCTGAGATTGGGGGTAAAGATCGTGcaaggaggagggagagacaGCATATTCAAGCAGGTGTTTGGGATGGAGGAAGGGGAGGAGTTCCTCAAGGCCTCGCAGTGCTACCTGTCGACCACCGCCGGTCCAATTGCAggcctcctcttcatctccaccaAGAAGATTGCCTTCTGCAGCGAGAGATCCATCACCTTCCCTTCCCATAATGGGAAGCTAGTGAGATCACCTTACAAG GTTTTGATACCGACTGAGAAGATAAAGCAAGCGAACCGGAGCGAGAACGTGAACAACCCGGCGCAGAAGTACATAGAGATACTCACCGAAGATGACTACGAGTTCTGGTTCATGGGGTTCCTGAGGTACGAGAAGGCCTTCAAGAATCTTGAGAAGGCCATGACAGTGGCTAATAGAATGTAA
- the LOC115734805 gene encoding kunitz trypsin inhibitor 5-like — translation MDMKASLLTPFSLLFLFFLLLSFSPKPSNASSPVLDIDGHKLQTGVSYYILPVVRGRGGGLTLGASRSGTCPLAVVQEQHEVSNGLPVRFSPADAGAIRLLTDLNIWFEAATICVQSTAWRLAPYNGISKQYFVMSGGVLGNPGRETVSNWFKIEKMDKDYKLVFCPAVCDTCKVICRDVGVYLEGVTRRLALSDEPFRVQFKKA, via the coding sequence ATGGACATGAAAGCTTCACTTCTCaccccattctctctcctcttcctcttcttcctcctcctctccttctccccCAAACCCTCCAATGCATCGTCCCCGGTCCTCGACATTGACGGCCACAAGCTCCAGACTGGAGTCAGCTACTACATCCTCCCGGTCGTCCGGGGCCGAGGCGGCGGCCTCACGCTAGGCGCCTCGAGGAGCGGCACCTGTCCGCTCGCGGTCGTCCAGGAACAGCACGAGGTCTCCAACGGCCTCCCCGTCAGATTCTCCCCTGCGGACGCCGGCGCCATCCGCCTCTTGACCGATCTCAACATCTGGTTCGAGGCGGCGACGATCTGTGTGCAGTCCACGGCGTGGAGGCTCGCCCCTTACAACGGGATATCGAAGCAGTACTTCGTCATGAGCGGCGGGGTCCTGGGGAACCCGGGACGTGAGACCGTAAGCAACTGGTTCAAGATCGAGAAGATGGACAAGGATTACAAGCTCGTGTTTTGTCCCGCGGTGTGCGACACTTGCAAGGTGATATGTAGGGACGTCGGGGTTTATTTGGAAGGCGTGACGCGGCGTTTGGCATTGAGCGACGAGCCGTTTAGGGTCCAGTTCAAGAAGGCATGA
- the LOC115734800 gene encoding uncharacterized protein LOC115734800 isoform X4: protein MDQKKCETSGMVTSSEESGFALQTPRKTGEPLRRKTEVAENFRYETIVELFDNMTCSLRLLNLCKKSPTFWNVSAQVEVLAKRKFLCSHLAQIKYILPEAIRVEKLLIYDKKTLCMRPDMKITVQLDAIEMRHEQSGFVELRELFMLRLVDYFTDHPEASVVPEAILPGPLHQGNQIIDVQDTLGDSVFHRQSSVAGGVILSEASGLPESFSRHFSQKVVVSENTQLLASPVTFSSSSCTNPTNQELQGRQEGLLNGVCLEPIGEINHNISTEEEASSSCRRSTFIVPSVESPYPCSSVDPITKKSPAVRFSSSSENLTIDTPAQMTPKRSISGCDSNIKSMTSKECQSCWKPAKRSLNFSSPKGERSSIDRSETCKHVHNYSPCSLKLVEEKNLSGFAAVSNQRRLKSRSSFLRNCFLIGSAADQHIAEILCIALRKGQGWSQLWQGSLVVDNVGKLLQLTAGISFCCKLD from the exons atggatcagaagaaatGCGAGACGAGCGGAATGGTAACGAGCTCGGAAGAATCTGGGTTTGCGTTGCAGACGCCTAGGAAGACCGGCGAGCCTCTGCGAAGAAAGACTGAAGTCGCAGAGAA CTTTAGGTACGAGACAATTGTGGAGCTCTTTGATAACATGACCTGCTCGCTGAGGTTGCTTAATCTGTGTAAGAAGTCTCCCACGTTTTGGAATGTCAGTGCTCAGGTGGAAGTTCTTGCAAAAAG AAAATTTCTATGCAGCCATCTTGCACAGATTAAATACATACTTCCTGAAGCCATACGGGTAGAGAAGCTCCTTATATACGATAAGAAAACCTTATGCATGAGGCCAGATATGAAAATCACAGTGCAACTTGATGCCATAGAGATGCGCCATGAACAATCTGGCTTTGTGGAACTGCGGGAACTTTTCATGTTGAGGCTTGTTGATTATTTTACTGATCATCCGGAG GCTTCTGTTGTTCCAGAGGCCATTTTGCCTGGGCCGTTACACCAAGGCAATCAGATCATCGACGTCCAAGATACTCTTGGAGATTCTGTGTTCCACCGTCAGTCATCAGTTGCTGGTGGTGTAATATTGTCAGAGGCATCTGGTTTACCTGAGTCTTTCAGCAGACACTTTTCTCAGAAGGTTGTTGTATCAGAGAATACTCAACTTTTAGCATCACCAgttaccttttcttcttcctcatgcACCAATCCTACCAATCAGGAATTGCAAGGAAGACAAGAGGGACTCTTAAATGGTGTATGCCTTGAACCTATAGGTGAGATCAACCACAATATCAGTACGGAGGAAGAAGCTTCTTCCAGTTGTCGTAGATCCACCTTCATTGTTCCCTCAGTTGAATCGCCTTATCCTTGCTCATCTGTTGACCCCATCACCAAGAAAAGTCCTGCAGTCAGGTTTTCCTCATCTTCTGAAAATTTAACGATTGACACACCGGCACAGATGACACCAAAGAGATCAATATCTGGTTGTGACAGCAATATTAAATCAATGACTAGCAAAGAATGCCAGTCATGTTGGAAGCCTGCAAAAAGGTCTTTGAACTTCTCTTCCCCGAAAGGTGAGAGAAGTTCCATAGATAGATCAGAGACCTGCAAGCATGTCCATAATTACAGCCCATGCTCTCTGAAACTTGTGGAAGAAAAGAATCTCTCAGGTTTTGCAGCGGTATCAAATCAG AGGAGGTTGAAGAGCAGGTCGAGCTTCTTGAGAAATTGTTTCCTGATTGGTTCTGCCGCAGATCAACACATAGCGGAGATATTGTGTATAG CATTAAGGAAGGGACAAGGCTGGAGTCAATTATGGCAAGGCTCATTAGTAGTTGACAACGTTGGGAAGCTACTGCAACTTACAGCAGGTATTTCATTTTGTTGCAAATTAGACTAG
- the LOC115734800 gene encoding CDT1-like protein a, chloroplastic isoform X2 produces the protein MDQKKCETSGMVTSSEESGFALQTPRKTGEPLRRKTEVAENFRYETIVELFDNMTCSLRLLNLCKKSPTFWNVSAQVEVLAKRKFLCSHLAQIKYILPEAIRVEKLLIYDKKTLCMRPDMKITVQLDAIEMRHEQSGFVELRELFMLRLVDYFTDHPEASVVPEAILPGPLHQGNQIIDVQDTLGDSVFHRQSSVAGGVILSEASGLPESFSRHFSQKVVVSENTQLLASPVTFSSSSCTNPTNQELQGRQEGLLNGVCLEPIGEINHNISTEEEASSSCRRSTFIVPSVESPYPCSSVDPITKKSPAVRFSSSSENLTIDTPAQMTPKRSISGCDSNIKSMTSKECQSCWKPAKRSLNFSSPKGERSSIDRSETCKHVHNYSPCSLKLVEEKNLSGFAAVSNQENESGHLSKDQISTKRSLRMCQDLSYLNGIAATVNYVFQSVGCSSITREELVHKIIINNFEVLERKEVEEQVELLEKLFPDWFCRRSTHSGDIVYSIKEGTRLESIMARLISS, from the exons atggatcagaagaaatGCGAGACGAGCGGAATGGTAACGAGCTCGGAAGAATCTGGGTTTGCGTTGCAGACGCCTAGGAAGACCGGCGAGCCTCTGCGAAGAAAGACTGAAGTCGCAGAGAA CTTTAGGTACGAGACAATTGTGGAGCTCTTTGATAACATGACCTGCTCGCTGAGGTTGCTTAATCTGTGTAAGAAGTCTCCCACGTTTTGGAATGTCAGTGCTCAGGTGGAAGTTCTTGCAAAAAG AAAATTTCTATGCAGCCATCTTGCACAGATTAAATACATACTTCCTGAAGCCATACGGGTAGAGAAGCTCCTTATATACGATAAGAAAACCTTATGCATGAGGCCAGATATGAAAATCACAGTGCAACTTGATGCCATAGAGATGCGCCATGAACAATCTGGCTTTGTGGAACTGCGGGAACTTTTCATGTTGAGGCTTGTTGATTATTTTACTGATCATCCGGAG GCTTCTGTTGTTCCAGAGGCCATTTTGCCTGGGCCGTTACACCAAGGCAATCAGATCATCGACGTCCAAGATACTCTTGGAGATTCTGTGTTCCACCGTCAGTCATCAGTTGCTGGTGGTGTAATATTGTCAGAGGCATCTGGTTTACCTGAGTCTTTCAGCAGACACTTTTCTCAGAAGGTTGTTGTATCAGAGAATACTCAACTTTTAGCATCACCAgttaccttttcttcttcctcatgcACCAATCCTACCAATCAGGAATTGCAAGGAAGACAAGAGGGACTCTTAAATGGTGTATGCCTTGAACCTATAGGTGAGATCAACCACAATATCAGTACGGAGGAAGAAGCTTCTTCCAGTTGTCGTAGATCCACCTTCATTGTTCCCTCAGTTGAATCGCCTTATCCTTGCTCATCTGTTGACCCCATCACCAAGAAAAGTCCTGCAGTCAGGTTTTCCTCATCTTCTGAAAATTTAACGATTGACACACCGGCACAGATGACACCAAAGAGATCAATATCTGGTTGTGACAGCAATATTAAATCAATGACTAGCAAAGAATGCCAGTCATGTTGGAAGCCTGCAAAAAGGTCTTTGAACTTCTCTTCCCCGAAAGGTGAGAGAAGTTCCATAGATAGATCAGAGACCTGCAAGCATGTCCATAATTACAGCCCATGCTCTCTGAAACTTGTGGAAGAAAAGAATCTCTCAGGTTTTGCAGCGGTATCAAATCAG GAGAATGAGAGCGGTCATCTTTCCAAGGAccaaatttcgaccaaaagaagTTTAAGAATGTGCCAGGACCTTTCTTACTTGAATGGAATTGCTGCCACAGTAAATTATGTTTTCCAGTCGGTTGGCTGCTCTTCAATCACAAGGGAAGAGCTCGTGCACAAGATAATAATTAATAACTTTGAAGTTCTCGAGAGAA AGGAGGTTGAAGAGCAGGTCGAGCTTCTTGAGAAATTGTTTCCTGATTGGTTCTGCCGCAGATCAACACATAGCGGAGATATTGTGTATAG CATTAAGGAAGGGACAAGGCTGGAGTCAATTATGGCAAGGCTCATTAGTAGTTGA
- the LOC115734800 gene encoding CDT1-like protein a, chloroplastic isoform X3, translating to MDQKKCETSGMVTSSEESGFALQTPRKTGEPLRRKTEVAEKYETIVELFDNMTCSLRLLNLCKKSPTFWNVSAQVEVLAKRKFLCSHLAQIKYILPEAIRVEKLLIYDKKTLCMRPDMKITVQLDAIEMRHEQSGFVELRELFMLRLVDYFTDHPEASVVPEAILPGPLHQGNQIIDVQDTLGDSVFHRQSSVAGGVILSEASGLPESFSRHFSQKVVVSENTQLLASPVTFSSSSCTNPTNQELQGRQEGLLNGVCLEPIGEINHNISTEEEASSSCRRSTFIVPSVESPYPCSSVDPITKKSPAVRFSSSSENLTIDTPAQMTPKRSISGCDSNIKSMTSKECQSCWKPAKRSLNFSSPKGERSSIDRSETCKHVHNYSPCSLKLVEEKNLSGFAAVSNQSQENESGHLSKDQISTKRSLRMCQDLSYLNGIAATVNYVFQSVGCSSITREELVHKIIINNFEVLERKEVEEQVELLEKLFPDWFCRRSTHSGDIVYSIKEGTRLESIMARLISS from the exons atggatcagaagaaatGCGAGACGAGCGGAATGGTAACGAGCTCGGAAGAATCTGGGTTTGCGTTGCAGACGCCTAGGAAGACCGGCGAGCCTCTGCGAAGAAAGACTGAAGTCGCAGAGAA GTACGAGACAATTGTGGAGCTCTTTGATAACATGACCTGCTCGCTGAGGTTGCTTAATCTGTGTAAGAAGTCTCCCACGTTTTGGAATGTCAGTGCTCAGGTGGAAGTTCTTGCAAAAAG AAAATTTCTATGCAGCCATCTTGCACAGATTAAATACATACTTCCTGAAGCCATACGGGTAGAGAAGCTCCTTATATACGATAAGAAAACCTTATGCATGAGGCCAGATATGAAAATCACAGTGCAACTTGATGCCATAGAGATGCGCCATGAACAATCTGGCTTTGTGGAACTGCGGGAACTTTTCATGTTGAGGCTTGTTGATTATTTTACTGATCATCCGGAG GCTTCTGTTGTTCCAGAGGCCATTTTGCCTGGGCCGTTACACCAAGGCAATCAGATCATCGACGTCCAAGATACTCTTGGAGATTCTGTGTTCCACCGTCAGTCATCAGTTGCTGGTGGTGTAATATTGTCAGAGGCATCTGGTTTACCTGAGTCTTTCAGCAGACACTTTTCTCAGAAGGTTGTTGTATCAGAGAATACTCAACTTTTAGCATCACCAgttaccttttcttcttcctcatgcACCAATCCTACCAATCAGGAATTGCAAGGAAGACAAGAGGGACTCTTAAATGGTGTATGCCTTGAACCTATAGGTGAGATCAACCACAATATCAGTACGGAGGAAGAAGCTTCTTCCAGTTGTCGTAGATCCACCTTCATTGTTCCCTCAGTTGAATCGCCTTATCCTTGCTCATCTGTTGACCCCATCACCAAGAAAAGTCCTGCAGTCAGGTTTTCCTCATCTTCTGAAAATTTAACGATTGACACACCGGCACAGATGACACCAAAGAGATCAATATCTGGTTGTGACAGCAATATTAAATCAATGACTAGCAAAGAATGCCAGTCATGTTGGAAGCCTGCAAAAAGGTCTTTGAACTTCTCTTCCCCGAAAGGTGAGAGAAGTTCCATAGATAGATCAGAGACCTGCAAGCATGTCCATAATTACAGCCCATGCTCTCTGAAACTTGTGGAAGAAAAGAATCTCTCAGGTTTTGCAGCGGTATCAAATCAG TCACAGGAGAATGAGAGCGGTCATCTTTCCAAGGAccaaatttcgaccaaaagaagTTTAAGAATGTGCCAGGACCTTTCTTACTTGAATGGAATTGCTGCCACAGTAAATTATGTTTTCCAGTCGGTTGGCTGCTCTTCAATCACAAGGGAAGAGCTCGTGCACAAGATAATAATTAATAACTTTGAAGTTCTCGAGAGAA AGGAGGTTGAAGAGCAGGTCGAGCTTCTTGAGAAATTGTTTCCTGATTGGTTCTGCCGCAGATCAACACATAGCGGAGATATTGTGTATAG CATTAAGGAAGGGACAAGGCTGGAGTCAATTATGGCAAGGCTCATTAGTAGTTGA
- the LOC115734800 gene encoding CDT1-like protein a, chloroplastic isoform X1: MDQKKCETSGMVTSSEESGFALQTPRKTGEPLRRKTEVAENFRYETIVELFDNMTCSLRLLNLCKKSPTFWNVSAQVEVLAKRKFLCSHLAQIKYILPEAIRVEKLLIYDKKTLCMRPDMKITVQLDAIEMRHEQSGFVELRELFMLRLVDYFTDHPEASVVPEAILPGPLHQGNQIIDVQDTLGDSVFHRQSSVAGGVILSEASGLPESFSRHFSQKVVVSENTQLLASPVTFSSSSCTNPTNQELQGRQEGLLNGVCLEPIGEINHNISTEEEASSSCRRSTFIVPSVESPYPCSSVDPITKKSPAVRFSSSSENLTIDTPAQMTPKRSISGCDSNIKSMTSKECQSCWKPAKRSLNFSSPKGERSSIDRSETCKHVHNYSPCSLKLVEEKNLSGFAAVSNQSQENESGHLSKDQISTKRSLRMCQDLSYLNGIAATVNYVFQSVGCSSITREELVHKIIINNFEVLERKEVEEQVELLEKLFPDWFCRRSTHSGDIVYSIKEGTRLESIMARLISS; the protein is encoded by the exons atggatcagaagaaatGCGAGACGAGCGGAATGGTAACGAGCTCGGAAGAATCTGGGTTTGCGTTGCAGACGCCTAGGAAGACCGGCGAGCCTCTGCGAAGAAAGACTGAAGTCGCAGAGAA CTTTAGGTACGAGACAATTGTGGAGCTCTTTGATAACATGACCTGCTCGCTGAGGTTGCTTAATCTGTGTAAGAAGTCTCCCACGTTTTGGAATGTCAGTGCTCAGGTGGAAGTTCTTGCAAAAAG AAAATTTCTATGCAGCCATCTTGCACAGATTAAATACATACTTCCTGAAGCCATACGGGTAGAGAAGCTCCTTATATACGATAAGAAAACCTTATGCATGAGGCCAGATATGAAAATCACAGTGCAACTTGATGCCATAGAGATGCGCCATGAACAATCTGGCTTTGTGGAACTGCGGGAACTTTTCATGTTGAGGCTTGTTGATTATTTTACTGATCATCCGGAG GCTTCTGTTGTTCCAGAGGCCATTTTGCCTGGGCCGTTACACCAAGGCAATCAGATCATCGACGTCCAAGATACTCTTGGAGATTCTGTGTTCCACCGTCAGTCATCAGTTGCTGGTGGTGTAATATTGTCAGAGGCATCTGGTTTACCTGAGTCTTTCAGCAGACACTTTTCTCAGAAGGTTGTTGTATCAGAGAATACTCAACTTTTAGCATCACCAgttaccttttcttcttcctcatgcACCAATCCTACCAATCAGGAATTGCAAGGAAGACAAGAGGGACTCTTAAATGGTGTATGCCTTGAACCTATAGGTGAGATCAACCACAATATCAGTACGGAGGAAGAAGCTTCTTCCAGTTGTCGTAGATCCACCTTCATTGTTCCCTCAGTTGAATCGCCTTATCCTTGCTCATCTGTTGACCCCATCACCAAGAAAAGTCCTGCAGTCAGGTTTTCCTCATCTTCTGAAAATTTAACGATTGACACACCGGCACAGATGACACCAAAGAGATCAATATCTGGTTGTGACAGCAATATTAAATCAATGACTAGCAAAGAATGCCAGTCATGTTGGAAGCCTGCAAAAAGGTCTTTGAACTTCTCTTCCCCGAAAGGTGAGAGAAGTTCCATAGATAGATCAGAGACCTGCAAGCATGTCCATAATTACAGCCCATGCTCTCTGAAACTTGTGGAAGAAAAGAATCTCTCAGGTTTTGCAGCGGTATCAAATCAG TCACAGGAGAATGAGAGCGGTCATCTTTCCAAGGAccaaatttcgaccaaaagaagTTTAAGAATGTGCCAGGACCTTTCTTACTTGAATGGAATTGCTGCCACAGTAAATTATGTTTTCCAGTCGGTTGGCTGCTCTTCAATCACAAGGGAAGAGCTCGTGCACAAGATAATAATTAATAACTTTGAAGTTCTCGAGAGAA AGGAGGTTGAAGAGCAGGTCGAGCTTCTTGAGAAATTGTTTCCTGATTGGTTCTGCCGCAGATCAACACATAGCGGAGATATTGTGTATAG CATTAAGGAAGGGACAAGGCTGGAGTCAATTATGGCAAGGCTCATTAGTAGTTGA